The following DNA comes from Sorex araneus isolate mSorAra2 chromosome 5, mSorAra2.pri, whole genome shotgun sequence.
CTTTTCCCACCTGTGCATCCACACTCAGACAGGGAGTGGAGGAATGAACCAGCGTTCCCATTCACAGACGGATATATTGAGGCTTGGAGGTAGCAGCTCACCCGAAATAAACCCCAGCTTCCTCTTAGCTAGTCAACCTCGtttccccagccctccctgccccagacaCTTCTGTCTGGGTGTCTAAAGGGTCTTCATGGTAGCTTATCTGAGAAGGGTTACACCATACCTTGTTGCTTTGACCTAAGGTACAAAGGTGACCCTGGAGCTCCCTCCCAATTGATCAAAGAGCTTTAGCTTCTTCCTTGTAGTCAACAAATACTCTCTGGCTCCCACGTTTCTGGGCTAGGTGCTTGTGCCAGTTCTACAAAGCTCAGGCTCCCCTGTCTGTCTGTTCTTGACTCCAGGGGAAGCTCACTGAGAGCAGACTTCTGCCCCCTTGGCTTCAGACTGTGGTTCTTAGCCTCACCTCTTGGACTATTCTACTCAGAGGCACTGCGGAGACTTCTTTTATAAGAAACAGGCTGAGGCTCGTATCACATAAAGCAAAACAGAGGACTCTCACAGTTGCTCTTAAGAATTCTTAATGTATAGGATTGTGTGAGCGGAAACTTGGGATGGGTTATGGATGTGGTCATGTGCTTGAGGGGGAAGTAAGGATAGTAAGAAAAATTTTAGTCACTTTTTTTAATCTGGTCCATTctgttaaggtttttttttttttttttggttttttaaaaatctacctgCTTCTTTTACATCAATAACTTGTGTTTAATGGCTGGAATGGAAACTTTTAATATCAAGAAACCCATACAGGTGTACTTCTGCCAAGGCTGAAGGAGTGGTAGAGAGGAAAGAACAAGCTCTCTCAAAAGAGAGCTTCATTTGAGACCCAGAACATCCTGAAGAGGATGTGTGTAAGTTTGTCTGGTGTGTGTTTCAGTTTCTCCCTTTGCATAGGGGGGTTGGACTTGGTTGTCAATCAGAGAGGACAGTTCCTTGTCTGAGGAGAGTTAGCCATCACTCTGAAAAGAATAGTGTcttctgttatttctttcttcagcAAAGACTTCCCAGTCATGAGCTCTAACACAAATATTAAAGTTTGGGGATGTGGGGAAACCACTGTTCATTTCTGACCTGCCCTTTAACCTGAACCTGTTTGCAAGCTCCTGGTTCACTCACAGGCCACATGGCCCAGAACAAAATGCAACAGATTGCAAAcaatgaggggggtggggagagtgattGACGGCAAGGTTCAGCCAATAGAGGCTAGGGGCTGGGTGAAACTGCATTCCAAACACAGCATAGCCGGCCAATCGCAGGCTTTGGGGCCAGGAGGGCTGAATGGTCAGGTTTTATTAATGGAGAAATAATGCGATTGTCCACACAATGGAAGGCTTCCTGACAAAGGCGCTCAAGCATCCTGATATGCAAAGGAGGCCAAAGAACTGAGCTTCTCTGTTGTCAGACTGAAATGCATAAAGGTGGCCTTtatctggggggagggaggatgctGCAAATTGTGTGAAACAGGAAGATTCCCCCCTCGATGCCCCTCTTCTGGTTGAGGTGACCTGAGAGACCTTCCAGCCAGGGAATGGTAGGGACACATCCAGGTATTTTTAGGCCGCTGGGGTTTTGGTGTCCTTGCCTGGGAACCTATCCCGGCCGCTCAGTTCCTGTGCTCAGCACAGGTAGCTTGGAAATGCTCGCTGGTACCTTTGTGAAGTTGCAGCATTTTGCCTACCAGAAAATCCAGATCCCATCCTCGCCTGGTccagggaaagggggtggggcaAGCAACCTATAAATGATGGATGACTTTAGAAACCCATTGAACCCGGGAGCAAAATGCTCCTAAGGGaaaccctttccctctcctctgggGGTCAGGAGGGATGGGTTGTAGCCTTCCCGTCTCTGAATCTTTAGCTGAAAGGAGTGGCAGAATAGAGAGGTGGGGGAATAATAGGATTTATAACTTGTGAAAAGTAACAATTCCCCAAGTGCAGGCTGTGCTGGGCAGGAACAAAGGGCAGCTCTGCCCACAGACCCCTCATTTACAATTCTGATGGGGCATGAAAGAGCCCGACTGGAGAAGATCTTTATAGCTAAACTTTGTCCCAGGCCAATAGCTCTTTCTCTTCATccctttggtgggggaggggagagcctgTGCAGACGGGGGGCTGCTGGCTTGGGTCTGCCTTTTGTTCTTATCTAAGCCTGGCTGTACAAAAGGAAATTGGAGAATATTTTCCTTCTTGcttatttcccttcctttccttcaccCTGGCTATAGCCCCGTTACAAATGCATCCGCTGTCCGGCTCCttactttgatttatttatgtCAAATTGGGAAAATGTCACCTCCTTTCCCAAGCCCCGCTcttcttcccccccgcccccccttccccaaaGCGAATGCTGAGTATGTGTTTCTCATGGGATGTGCTtcttttcttgctctctcttcttggccagaGGGGGAAGAAATTGACGTGGTGACCGTGGAGAAgagacagtccctgggtgtacgCAAGCCAGTCACCATCACGGTGCGTGCCGACCCATTAGACCCCTGCATGAAACACTTCCACATCTCTATCCACCAGCAGCAGCACAACTACGCCGCCCGCTTCCCCCCAGAAAACTCCTCCCCCCAGACCCCGGCCCCAGAGAAGGCCCggctggaggaggaagaggaggaggaggaggaagaggaggaggaggaggaggctctGGAGAAAGAAGAGccccaggaaaaggaagaggtggACGAAGAGATTGTGAGCCCCCTGCCACTAGAAAGCGAGGCTCCTCTGACCTGCCACCCCAAACCTGTCAGCTCCGACACTGAGGACGTGACCAAGAGAAAGAATCACAACTTTCTGGAGCGCAAACGGCGGAACGACCTCCGCTCCAGGTTCTTGGCCCTGCGGGACCAGGTTCCCACGCTGGCCAGCTGCTCCAAGGCCCCCAAAGTTGTGATCCTGAGCAAGGCCTTGGAGTACCTGCAGGCCCTGGTGGGGGCCGAGAAGAGGATGGCGTCggagaaaaggcagctccgaTGCCGGCAGCAGCAACTGCAGAAAAGACTCGCGTACCTCAGTGGCTACTGACTGACCCGAAGCTTGACTGCTCCATCTCAGCAAAGACCCGGGTTTAATTTTCAACCTTCCCCTTAGTAATTTGCACATTTTGGTTCCCGGACTGCAGCTTCCCCTCCGGGGATGTGGGGCAGCCAGAACGCACACTGGTGAGGGCCTCTGCGTGCTGGCGAACCCTGACAGCCAGCTAGGCAGTCGGTGTCTTCTCAGGCGCCGGAGGCTCCCCAGTTGGCAGCTGACTGAGGAGCCTTGGGGTCTGCCTCCCCAGCCTCGGCGCATGCTCTCAGCCCGAAGACAAGCCTGACAGATGCTATGCAACAGGTGGTGGACgttgttcgggggccacagccCGCCTGTGAAATCGCACACTCCAGGGCCGGGAAGGAGGCTCCCGGTGGTGTCTCTGGGGTGATGCTAGGACAGCTGGGCCTGGATGCTCTCCCTGAGGCTCCTTTTTCCAGGAGACACACGAGCTGTCTTGGGTGAAGACAAGCTCGCAAACTTGATCAACATGGACCATTACCTCACTGTCGGACACTTTACAGTAGCTGAGGAGTTGgaaacatttaatatatatatacatatatatatatatatatatagtggtgttaggctgcccctcctcccctctcagagcctCAACCTTGAGAACGCAGAGCCGGGCTGCTCCATTTTTGGGGCTCTTTCCTCCGAGATAGCATTTCTGtcttcaaaaggaaccattttgTTTCCTTCTGCCTTTGTTCTACAGTGGACTCAACATAGCATCCCTTCCCCATAGGTCAGAAAGAGTCCCCCAAGGCCCTGGGAAATGAGTCCCAGCCTGTGGCCAGGGGGAATGGCTTGCCATCCTGCCTGGTGATCTTGTTTCCTGCCCAGCTTTTTTTTCTGAAGGGCCCTTAAGACCCATCTCAGAATTTTTTCTCCAGGCAGGCATGTGTCAGGCACCTCAGGGGAGAGGACTGCaccgcctcctcttcctccctcatcTGCATCCCTGACTGGTACATTTGAAAAGTCAGAAGTTCTCCCAGAACGTCGCAATCGCAACCCCCTGCAATGCCAAGGAGCTGAGTGGCCCAACAGCCACCTTTGGGTGCTCCCGGCCTGACAGGCATCCAGCCCCATGAGCAAAATCTGGGTCTTAAGTGCTTCCTAGAGAGCCACTGGGGCTCATCCAGGATTCCAGAAAGGGGCCTCGCTGCCCAGCAGAATTGAAAGACCCTTCCAGGACTCTCTGCTTAGTGGACCACGATGGATTTTACCCCAGCTGAGCTTGGCACCTCCAAGTGGATTCCAGCTGCAACCTCCAATCCAGGAAAAGCATCCGACCCAACTAGGGTTATGTGGGCAACCTCAAGCGCTCCTAAGCCTGGTCTGGGTGAAGGAGTGACCCTCCAGAAGTCTGTGGAGGGGGACAGATGCCTGCCGACTAGGGGTTGAAAGTTGGTCAGCGGTGATGGTAGGTCTGCGTGCTACCATCTGTGGACAGCCAGCTGCTATTTTGATGCACGTTGTCTGTTTCTGAGGTTGCTTCTTGGACTCAGCAAACCCCAGAGGAAGTTTGGAAAGAGCCCTTCTACCTTCTAGAGCATGGTTTTCAGGAGCCACTTGACTTCTGGAACTATCTTTGGAGAACAAGTGGGATGATGTAGTCACTGCTGCCTGGCCTGAATAGCTTGTGTTTTGTAAGCTGCTGTTGGGGATTTTGCTGGGAGcagtctttttggtttttttatacTGTATTTTTGTATGCCTTTTGCAAAGTGGTGTTAATTGTtttttgtacaagaaaaaactctTGGGCAATTCTCCTATTGCAAGAGTTTGGTTTATTTTGAAAGGCAAGTTTACCTGAAATTTTGTATTTAGTTGTGATTATTGATTGCCTGATTTTAAAATGTTGCCTTCTGGGATATCTTCCAATAAAAGATTTCTTAAACATGTTAGAGTTGGGGGCAGCTTTTGGCACCTGAGCACCCATGAACCAAGGACAATTATTTCAGAGCAGCCACAAGCGCTGCAGAGGGTTGCATTTATCTAACCATGTTTCTAACCTGGTCATCCACTTTAGGTTCCTGACATGCCATTTCAGACATGTCCAAACAATGTAGGCTCAGTACTTGGTGAACTTGAAATTCTCGTGTGAATTGCAAAGAGTGCTGAATTTCTACTTTAGAAGGCTTGCAATCCCGGTTCTACCACTTGCTTTGTGTCTTTTAGCTTTACTTTTCTGAGCCCtgttttctttatctgtaaaatggggataaatgTTAATTCACGGGACTTTGGCTAGTACTAAATGAAGGAGAAGATTTTAAGCCACTCTCTAAACTATAAAACCAAATAGttcatgtgtagtgccagggattgaatccaggatctCACATGCAAGCAGTGCTCCAGTGCTGAACTATATccctgttctttttgttgttgttggggaggTTCTTCGCCAGCAGTTCTTGACCACTGTGCCAGGGGTTCAGTGCAAGGACCCAAGGATATAGTATTGCTCAAGCTttgaggtgctgaggatccatGTGCCACAGCCTGCATTGCTTGGTTACCTCCAGGCCTGTGCTCATGTGACCAATAGTTGCAGGAATTAAACCCTCAGCTGGGTGCATGCCTGTCTTGTGCCTTAATCGCTGTGCTGTCTCCTGCCCTACCTCCTTACCGTGCCCCCACATACATACAAACCTTGATTTCTTTAGagtgatatcactgtcactgtcactgtcatcccattgctcatcgatttgctcaggtgggcaccagtaggtctccattgtgagacttgttgttactgtttttggcatatcaaacatgccacgggtaacttagcaggctctgccgtgcgggcaagatactctcggtagcttgccagcctctccaagaggggcgtaggaattgaacccgggtcagccacatgcaaggtgaacgccctacctgctgcactatcgctccagcccagagtgatactgttcttgtttttttttgcttttcgggtcacacccccctgacaatgtacaggggtcactcctggctctacactcaggaattacccctggcggtgctcaggggaccatatggaatgctgggaattgaacccgggtcagccgcgtgcaagacaaacaccctacccgctgtgctatcgctccagcctcatggtaccattcttttaataaaaaattcagcACAGGTATATTAATCCTGtgctgaatttttattatttttatttatttttgttttggggtcacatctgacagttCAGGACTtatcattctgtgctcagggatcattcacagttaggctcagaggaccatatgggatgccagggattgaacccaggtcagttgcactcaaggcaagcaccctccccactatactatcactctgacctctaaGATTTTTTTAGTTCTagcaggctgaagagatagtacaggggctagagcaCTGCCTTAAcaggccgaagagatagtacaggggttagagcactgtggccaaccctggttcagtccttggTACCACACGTAatattctgagcactgccaggcatgatctgTGAGCTGAGAGCTGTGAGTAAGAACTGAGTCTgacgagtgtgatccaaaaataaattctCTAAGAGGGCTGAAGAGAAAGTGTGTAAGGGTGATGGTACTTACCATGCATGCAGGCAGCCCTGATTCATTTTGTGGTTCCCCAACACAGCCAGAatcaatttctgagcacagagctgggagcaaaaCCCCAACTCCcatcagcaccactgggtatggttcaaaaatCAGTCTCTCAAAAAACCCTTAGAAGGATATATAAATTTATCTATCAGTGAAAGGAAATGAAACCTCCCTTTCCCATCCATAGTTCTTTACAAACTTGTCATAAGTGCAAGAGAAGAGAATTCACTAAACTCTGATAGAACGCCAGGCTTGCTCATGCATGCTATGCCCCACCAATGACATGCCAGGGTGCTAGGAGTGAAAACTGCTCATAGTCACTTGAGGAAATGAGTTAGTATTTGCCAGGCTTCAGAGCTAGAGGTCTTCGCCACCTACCTGGGAGTAGCCAGCATGTTTGAGTGCTGATGGTGGGGACAGAGGGCTGCGTGGAGGTGGAGGAGCATGAGTTTCTACCCTTTACCTGCTTGGAACCCAGGGCCccatacatgcaaggcacaagCCCTTCCCTTtgcaccccagcactgcctggccccctcccccaggtgcaGCTTCCTTAGTGCCTTCccttcacaataaaaaaaaaagtaacttcctGCCATTTACAGAGTGTCCTGATCCCATCCTGGGAAGTAAGCCATCTCTGCCACATGCTCTGGAGTCCAAACAGCTTCCTGCTCAGGTCCCACAACAAGCTCAGACTCTGAAGTGCAGTTTCCTGTCAGCTAACTCTCCACTCACCCTCCAGCAATTCTGTCACTAAACCCAGTTCAGAAACAGCTGATAAAACAGGCCtggttggagccagagagatagtaaaaagatgaaggtgcctgccttgctggCAGACCttcgttcaattcccagcaccgcatatggttctcCAGGCACCActagggataatccctgagcacagagctgggaatagtgAAAGCACTgacaggcatgacccaaaaccaaaaatcagcctctggactcaatccccagcaccacagggtcctctgagtaatcagaatagcccctaagcacctctgggtgtagccaaaaaaaatgttagttcaagaggccagaaagatagtacagcaagtaaggcacttgccttgcatgcggctgaccagggtttgatccccaacatcccatatggtcccctgagcactgccaggagtaatttctgagtgcagagccaggattaagctctaagcaagctgggtgtggcccaaaaaacccaaaaatactcAGGacttgctggg
Coding sequences within:
- the MYCL gene encoding protein L-Myc isoform X1 — translated: MCMCAGCRAAPSPRGAGPLQVAGGQSEGTDMDFDSYQHYFYDYECGEDFYRSTAPSEDIWKKFELVPSPPTSPPWGSGPGAGDPAPGIGPPEPWPGGGAGDEAESRGHSKAWGRNYASIIRRDCMWSGFSARERLERAVSDRFAAGAPRGNPPKAPAAADCAPSLEGGTPAPAAPCPLSEPKTQACSGSESPSDSEGEEIDVVTVEKRQSLGVRKPVTITVRADPLDPCMKHFHISIHQQQHNYAARFPPENSSPQTPAPEKARLEEEEEEEEEEEEEEEALEKEEPQEKEEVDEEIVSPLPLESEAPLTCHPKPVSSDTEDVTKRKNHNFLERKRRNDLRSRFLALRDQVPTLASCSKAPKVVILSKALEYLQALVGAEKRMASEKRQLRCRQQQLQKRLAYLSGY
- the MYCL gene encoding protein L-Myc isoform X2, with amino-acid sequence MCMCAGCRAAPSPRGAGPLQVAGGQSEHYFYDYECGEDFYRSTAPSEDIWKKFELVPSPPTSPPWGSGPGAGDPAPGIGPPEPWPGGGAGDEAESRGHSKAWGRNYASIIRRDCMWSGFSARERLERAVSDRFAAGAPRGNPPKAPAAADCAPSLEGGTPAPAAPCPLSEPKTQACSGSESPSDSEGEEIDVVTVEKRQSLGVRKPVTITVRADPLDPCMKHFHISIHQQQHNYAARFPPENSSPQTPAPEKARLEEEEEEEEEEEEEEEALEKEEPQEKEEVDEEIVSPLPLESEAPLTCHPKPVSSDTEDVTKRKNHNFLERKRRNDLRSRFLALRDQVPTLASCSKAPKVVILSKALEYLQALVGAEKRMASEKRQLRCRQQQLQKRLAYLSGY